The following proteins come from a genomic window of Alkalinema sp. FACHB-956:
- a CDS encoding glycogen/starch/alpha-glucan phosphorylase — MESQECPILIEDDRTGRSVETLKRAILDHLSYSQGKFPRIATLNDYYMAVAYTVRDRLVQHWLCTVDTYYSNAPRQVGYLSAEFLLGPHLGNNLINLGMYDEMKQAVEALGIRFEDMLDQEEEPGLGNGGLGRLAACYLDSLATLEIPAIGYGIRYEFGIFEQDIKDGWQVELTDKWLHLGNPWEIAHPELAVQVKLGGHTEGYPDHTGRYRVRWVPDRVIKGVPYDTPILGYRTHTANTLRLWTAEAMDSFDFNAFNSGNYYGAVGDKVSSENLTKVLYPNDAFEQGKQLRLEQQYFFVACSLQDIIRTHCQLRGEPIDTLHEKFTLQLNDTHPAIAVAELMRLLVDEHDFAWDAAWNITRQTFAYTNHTLLPEALEKWEIDLFERLLPRHLEIIYEINQHFLDDVRLKFIDDEACIQRMSLIDESGPRYVRMANLASVGSYAINGVAELHTELLQQDVLRDFAQMYPEKFSNKTNGITPRRFLVLSNPRLADLITREIGDGWIKDLSKLNQLEAYEDIAEFRHEWRQIKRAIKQDLADYIQKQQGISVNVDSIFDIQAKRIHEYKRQHLNVLHIITLYNRLKANPDLDIVPRTFLFGGKAAPGYFMAKLMIKLINAVGEVVNRDPDIHDRLKVVFLKDYSVKFAQRVYPAADLSEQISTAGKEASGTGNMKFAMNGALTIGTLDGANIEIRDEVGAENFFLFGLTAEEVAATQAAGYQPRAYYESNSELKLAIDRIASGFFSHGDTQLFKPLVDNLLYADPYLLLADYQAYIDCQDQVSQAYRDTDHWTRMSILNTARMGKFSSDRSIWEYCQEIWRVNPVAVPLALHN; from the coding sequence ATGGAATCCCAAGAATGCCCGATTTTGATTGAAGACGATCGTACTGGGCGAAGTGTTGAAACCCTCAAACGAGCCATCCTCGATCACCTCTCCTACAGCCAAGGCAAATTTCCCCGTATTGCGACCCTGAATGATTACTACATGGCGGTGGCCTACACAGTGCGCGATCGCCTAGTGCAGCACTGGCTCTGTACGGTAGATACCTATTACAGCAACGCACCGCGCCAAGTTGGCTACCTCTCGGCGGAATTTCTCCTAGGGCCGCATCTGGGCAATAACCTGATCAACCTAGGGATGTACGACGAAATGAAGCAGGCCGTCGAAGCCCTCGGGATCCGGTTTGAAGACATGCTGGATCAAGAGGAAGAACCGGGCTTAGGTAACGGTGGCTTGGGGCGATTAGCGGCTTGTTATCTCGACTCCCTAGCCACGTTGGAAATTCCCGCGATCGGCTATGGCATTCGCTACGAATTCGGCATTTTTGAGCAGGACATCAAAGATGGCTGGCAAGTGGAACTCACAGACAAATGGCTCCACCTCGGCAATCCTTGGGAAATCGCCCATCCTGAACTCGCTGTCCAAGTCAAACTCGGCGGTCACACGGAAGGCTATCCCGATCACACCGGACGCTATCGAGTTCGCTGGGTGCCCGATCGGGTCATCAAAGGCGTCCCCTACGACACCCCCATTCTGGGCTACCGCACCCACACCGCCAACACCCTACGGCTCTGGACAGCGGAGGCCATGGATTCCTTCGATTTCAACGCCTTTAACTCCGGAAACTACTACGGGGCGGTGGGCGACAAGGTTTCCTCGGAAAACCTAACCAAAGTCCTCTACCCCAATGATGCCTTTGAGCAGGGTAAGCAACTGCGCCTAGAGCAACAGTACTTCTTTGTGGCCTGTTCTCTGCAAGACATCATTCGTACCCACTGCCAACTGCGGGGCGAACCGATCGACACCCTGCACGAAAAATTCACCCTGCAATTGAACGACACCCATCCCGCGATCGCCGTTGCAGAATTGATGCGCCTGTTGGTTGATGAGCACGACTTTGCCTGGGATGCCGCCTGGAACATTACGCGCCAAACTTTCGCCTACACCAACCACACCCTACTGCCCGAAGCCCTAGAAAAATGGGAGATTGATCTATTTGAGCGACTGTTACCGCGCCATTTAGAAATCATTTACGAAATTAATCAACATTTCCTGGATGATGTACGGCTCAAATTTATTGATGATGAAGCCTGTATTCAGCGGATGTCCTTGATTGACGAATCGGGGCCGCGCTATGTCAGGATGGCGAATTTGGCATCGGTGGGGAGCTATGCCATCAATGGTGTAGCAGAATTACACACCGAGTTGTTGCAACAGGATGTACTGCGGGATTTCGCCCAAATGTATCCCGAAAAATTCAGCAACAAAACCAATGGCATTACCCCCCGTCGGTTTTTGGTGTTGAGTAATCCCCGATTGGCGGACTTGATCACCCGCGAGATTGGTGACGGCTGGATTAAGGACTTAAGCAAACTCAATCAGCTAGAAGCCTATGAGGATATTGCTGAATTCCGCCATGAATGGCGGCAGATCAAGCGAGCCATCAAACAAGATCTGGCCGACTATATCCAAAAACAACAGGGCATTTCAGTCAATGTCGATTCCATTTTTGACATCCAAGCAAAACGGATTCATGAATACAAACGGCAACACTTAAATGTGCTACACATCATCACGCTGTACAACCGCCTGAAGGCTAATCCCGATCTAGACATTGTGCCGAGAACCTTCCTTTTTGGGGGCAAGGCAGCACCGGGCTATTTCATGGCGAAGTTGATGATTAAGTTAATCAATGCCGTGGGAGAAGTGGTGAATCGCGATCCTGACATCCACGATCGCCTCAAGGTTGTGTTCTTGAAAGACTACAGCGTGAAATTTGCTCAACGGGTTTATCCCGCCGCCGATCTTTCGGAACAAATTTCCACCGCCGGGAAAGAAGCCTCTGGCACGGGCAATATGAAATTTGCCATGAACGGCGCGCTGACGATCGGCACCTTGGATGGAGCTAATATTGAAATCCGCGATGAAGTGGGCGCAGAGAATTTCTTCCTGTTTGGCCTCACAGCGGAGGAAGTGGCCGCGACCCAGGCCGCTGGATACCAGCCCCGAGCCTACTACGAAAGCAACTCAGAGTTGAAACTCGCGATCGATCGCATTGCCTCTGGCTTTTTCTCCCACGGCGATACACAACTCTTTAAACCCCTGGTCGATAATTTGCTCTATGCCGATCCCTACCTGTTGTTGGCCGATTACCAAGCCTACATTGACTGTCAAGACCAAGTCAGCCAAGCCTATCGGGATACAGATCATTGGACTCGTATGTCAATTTTGAATACGGCGCGGATGGGTAAGTTCTCCAGCGATCGATCGATCTGGGAGTATTGCCAAGAAATCTGGCGAGTCAACCCAGTGGCAGTTCCCCTGGCATTGCATAACTAG
- a CDS encoding methyltransferase domain-containing protein, translating into MTSSNPMAITTETAIHYDIEQAVRDRYSAGAQAPQAALCCPTDGYDGRYLKILPEEIITKDYGCGDPTRYVQAGEVVVDLGSGAGKNCYIMAQKVGAEGRVIGVDMNDEMLALARKYQATIGDQLGYHNVNFVKGKIQDLALNLDQLQAWLNQHPVQSIADLAALETEGDRLRREAPLIATSSVDVVVSNCVLNLVKPQDKNQLFQEIYRILKRGGRAVISDIVCDEPPTDVILNDPDLWSGCIAGAFLESEFLQRFEAAGFYGVEILARQEQPWQVIDGIEFRSLTVQAYKGKEGPCLDRNQAVIYKGPWKAVQDDDGHTLLRGERMAVCEKTFQLYTDPNGPYAHDFIPVLPQTEVPRDSAPVFNCSRDSLRHPRETKGVDYRATLPSAGDCCEPGNCC; encoded by the coding sequence ATGACATCTTCTAATCCAATGGCGATCACGACCGAGACTGCAATCCATTACGACATTGAGCAGGCCGTGCGCGATCGCTACAGCGCCGGAGCCCAAGCCCCCCAAGCAGCCCTCTGTTGCCCCACGGATGGCTATGATGGACGCTATCTGAAAATCCTGCCGGAGGAAATTATTACCAAAGACTACGGCTGCGGCGACCCAACCCGCTATGTTCAAGCAGGAGAAGTGGTGGTCGATTTGGGATCGGGGGCGGGCAAAAACTGCTACATCATGGCGCAGAAAGTGGGGGCCGAGGGTCGCGTCATTGGCGTGGATATGAACGACGAAATGTTGGCCCTTGCCCGCAAATATCAAGCAACGATCGGCGATCAGCTGGGTTATCACAATGTGAACTTTGTCAAAGGTAAAATTCAAGATCTGGCGCTGAATTTAGATCAGCTCCAAGCTTGGCTGAATCAGCATCCGGTCCAGTCGATCGCAGATTTGGCCGCCCTGGAGACAGAGGGCGATCGACTCCGGCGGGAAGCGCCATTAATTGCAACTAGTAGCGTTGACGTTGTTGTTTCCAACTGCGTTCTCAATCTGGTTAAGCCCCAGGATAAAAATCAATTGTTCCAGGAAATTTATCGTATTCTCAAACGCGGTGGTCGAGCCGTAATTTCTGATATTGTCTGTGATGAACCACCCACGGACGTAATTCTCAATGATCCAGACCTGTGGAGTGGCTGTATTGCGGGTGCGTTTTTAGAATCGGAATTTTTGCAACGGTTTGAAGCAGCGGGATTCTACGGCGTGGAAATTTTGGCACGGCAGGAACAGCCCTGGCAGGTCATCGATGGCATTGAATTTCGATCGCTCACTGTCCAAGCCTACAAAGGCAAAGAAGGCCCTTGCCTCGATCGCAATCAAGCCGTGATTTACAAAGGCCCCTGGAAAGCGGTACAGGATGATGATGGCCACACCTTGTTGCGGGGAGAGCGGATGGCGGTTTGTGAAAAAACCTTTCAACTCTATACCGATCCCAACGGCCCCTATGCCCACGATTTCATCCCCGTTTTGCCCCAGACAGAAGTGCCCCGAGACTCCGCGCCTGTCTTTAATTGCAGCCGTGATAGCCTACGCCATCCCCGCGAGACGAAGGGAGTCGATTACCGCGCGACCCTTCCCAGTGCAGGAGACTGTTGTGAACCGGGTAATTGTTGCTAA
- the arsS gene encoding arsenosugar biosynthesis radical SAM (seleno)protein ArsS (Some members of this family are selenoproteins.) has protein sequence MTTSLARRADPLASALYQRSVLAEVNLAHLPEAGDFEATLNRHGWPVLQPAELDIFQINLGKLCNMTCKHCHVDAGPDRTQEVMSRETIDLCLAALDHTQAHTVDITGGAPELNPHFRALVDECIQRGKKVIDRCNLTVLLLPGKTDLPQWFADRGVEIVCSLPHYRQRNTDVQRGDGTFEKSIEALRRLNQVGYGQGDPQRQLTLVSNPVGAFLASGQGRLEQEWKAGLLKHQGVTFDRLITLNNMPISRYLEWLEASGNLQTYQELLVNSFNPATIAGLMCRNTLSVSWDGYLYDCDFNQMLELKVAPKLHIRDFDLQTLAQRQIMTGRHCFGCTAGAGSSCGGAIVD, from the coding sequence ATGACGACTTCTTTAGCAAGACGGGCGGATCCTTTGGCCTCAGCCCTGTATCAGCGATCGGTGTTAGCGGAGGTTAACCTTGCCCATCTGCCTGAAGCTGGCGATTTTGAGGCGACATTAAACCGTCATGGTTGGCCCGTGTTGCAGCCTGCGGAATTGGACATCTTTCAGATCAATCTCGGCAAGTTGTGCAATATGACTTGTAAACATTGCCATGTGGATGCAGGCCCCGATCGCACCCAGGAGGTGATGTCCCGTGAGACGATCGACCTATGCCTAGCAGCGTTGGATCACACCCAGGCCCACACCGTAGATATCACAGGGGGCGCACCGGAACTGAATCCCCATTTTCGCGCGTTGGTGGATGAATGTATTCAACGCGGGAAAAAGGTGATCGATCGCTGTAATTTGACCGTCCTCCTGTTGCCAGGAAAAACCGATCTCCCCCAATGGTTTGCCGATCGCGGGGTGGAAATTGTCTGCTCTCTACCCCATTACCGTCAGCGCAATACCGATGTCCAACGGGGCGATGGCACCTTTGAAAAGTCGATCGAAGCCCTACGACGCTTAAATCAAGTTGGCTATGGCCAGGGCGATCCCCAGCGACAATTGACGTTAGTCAGTAATCCCGTGGGCGCTTTTTTAGCCAGTGGTCAAGGGCGACTAGAGCAGGAATGGAAGGCAGGATTGCTGAAACACCAGGGCGTTACCTTCGATCGGCTCATCACCCTCAACAACATGCCCATTTCTCGCTACTTAGAATGGTTGGAAGCATCAGGAAATTTACAAACATACCAAGAGTTACTGGTTAATTCCTTTAATCCTGCCACGATTGCTGGACTGATGTGCCGCAATACCCTTTCAGTATCCTGGGATGGCTATCTTTACGATTGCGATTTCAATCAAATGCTGGAGCTTAAGGTGGCTCCAAAATTACATATTCGTGATTTTGATTTACAGACCTTGGCACAGCGACAGATTATGACTGGACGCCATTGCTTTGGTTGTACGGCTGGGGCAGGAAGTTCCTGTGGCGGCGCGATCGTAGATTGA
- a CDS encoding arsenosugar biosynthesis-associated peroxidase-like protein has translation MDHYYNPEHLPNFSKIGEGNSELAEKFFAYYGAVFAEGALSKREKALIALAVAHAVQCPYCIDAYTQDSLQQGSDIEQMTEAIHVATAIRGGASLIHGLQMLDRSNQLSM, from the coding sequence ATGGATCACTACTACAACCCAGAGCATTTACCTAATTTCAGCAAAATTGGGGAAGGCAACTCAGAACTGGCTGAAAAGTTTTTTGCCTATTACGGCGCTGTCTTTGCGGAGGGCGCATTATCCAAACGCGAAAAGGCGCTGATTGCGCTGGCGGTGGCCCATGCCGTTCAGTGCCCCTATTGTATTGATGCCTACACCCAGGATTCCCTACAACAGGGGTCAGATATTGAACAGATGACGGAGGCGATCCATGTGGCAACCGCAATTCGGGGGGGCGCTTCGTTAATTCATGGACTCCAGATGCTCGATCGGTCAAACCAGCTATCGATGTAG